One genomic window of Pelagicoccus enzymogenes includes the following:
- the pseB gene encoding UDP-N-acetylglucosamine 4,6-dehydratase (inverting), protein MLEGKTILITGGTGSFGKRCCHELLKYGTPAKIIILSRDELKQYDMATNPAFSGKNIRYFIGDVRDKERLARAMTDVDYVIHAAALKQVPAAEYNPHEFIKTNINGAMNVVDAAIATGVKKVIALSTDKAVNPINLYGATKLCSDKVFISANNYSGKGGTRFSVVRYGNVIGSRGSVIPLFLKQKEEGTLTITKPEMTRFVITVGAGVNFALRSLNDMVGGEIFIPKIPSCSLGDLAKAVAPEAKINVIGLRPGEKLHEAMVPEDEARQTTEQKDRFIIHPSQPYWNYTGDKVHQGKQCPTGFSYSSETNPDQLSIEQIKDLVRRYQEQTLD, encoded by the coding sequence ATGCTCGAAGGCAAAACAATCCTCATCACTGGCGGCACAGGCTCCTTCGGGAAACGCTGCTGCCACGAACTGCTCAAGTACGGCACTCCCGCCAAAATCATCATCCTCTCGCGGGACGAGCTGAAGCAGTACGACATGGCCACCAATCCGGCCTTTTCCGGCAAGAACATCCGCTACTTCATCGGCGACGTGCGCGACAAGGAACGACTCGCCCGCGCCATGACGGACGTCGACTACGTCATCCACGCCGCAGCCCTCAAGCAAGTGCCCGCAGCGGAGTACAACCCTCACGAGTTCATCAAGACCAACATCAATGGGGCGATGAACGTGGTGGACGCCGCCATCGCTACCGGCGTCAAGAAGGTCATCGCCCTTTCCACCGACAAAGCCGTAAACCCCATCAACCTCTACGGGGCCACCAAGCTTTGCTCCGACAAGGTCTTCATCTCCGCCAACAACTACTCCGGCAAAGGCGGAACTCGCTTCTCCGTGGTCCGCTACGGAAATGTCATCGGTAGTCGCGGTTCCGTGATTCCCCTCTTCCTCAAGCAAAAGGAAGAAGGTACCCTGACCATCACCAAGCCCGAAATGACCCGCTTCGTCATCACCGTGGGAGCAGGAGTCAACTTTGCCCTGCGATCACTGAACGACATGGTCGGCGGGGAAATCTTTATCCCAAAAATCCCAAGCTGCTCCCTCGGCGACCTCGCAAAGGCAGTGGCCCCAGAAGCCAAGATCAACGTCATCGGCCTGCGTCCCGGCGAGAAATTGCACGAAGCCATGGTGCCCGAAGACGAAGCCAGACAAACCACCGAGCAAAAGGACCGCTTCATCATACACCCTTCCCAACCCTATTGGAACTACACCGGCGACAAAGTTCACCAAGGCAAGCAATGCCCGACAGGTTTCAGCTATTCCAGCGAGACCAATCCCGATCAGCTAAGTATCGAACAAATCAAAGATCTGGTGCGGCGATACCAAGAGCAAACATTGGACTAG
- the pseI gene encoding pseudaminic acid synthase, translating into MSLIDRIRDPETPPLIVAELSGNHGQDIETAKRIIAAAAKAGADAVKLQTYTPDSITLDSDSEEFTVQGGLWHGRRLYELYGEACTPYEWHAPLADFARQLGIEIFSTPFDESAVDFLESAIQPELYKISSFELTHIPLLKRTAQTGKPVVLSTGMATETEIEEAVSTLRNNGAAEVVLLKCVSAYPSEPEGFNLRSMQSIAQRFDCSTGLSDHTLTNEIAIASVALGARLIEKHVTDSRAAGGIDAGFSLEPPELASLVTQTRRAHAALGSPTIGCSIQDQKQTHFRRSIYASADIQAGEVFSVENLRIVRPSTGLAPKFWEQLIGQKAKRSLSAGTPLGEQDL; encoded by the coding sequence ATGTCCCTGATCGACCGTATCCGCGATCCAGAGACGCCGCCTCTCATCGTCGCCGAACTGTCCGGCAACCACGGACAAGACATCGAAACCGCAAAACGAATAATCGCTGCCGCCGCAAAAGCGGGAGCCGATGCCGTCAAGCTGCAGACCTACACGCCCGACAGCATCACGCTCGACAGCGATAGCGAGGAGTTCACCGTGCAGGGAGGACTCTGGCATGGCCGTCGCCTCTACGAACTCTACGGAGAAGCCTGCACGCCCTACGAATGGCACGCTCCCCTAGCCGATTTCGCGCGCCAGCTCGGTATCGAAATTTTCAGTACTCCCTTCGACGAGTCAGCCGTCGATTTCCTGGAGAGCGCGATCCAACCCGAACTCTACAAGATCTCATCCTTCGAGCTCACCCATATTCCGCTGCTGAAACGTACCGCCCAAACCGGCAAACCCGTCGTCCTCAGCACCGGCATGGCCACTGAGACGGAAATCGAAGAAGCCGTATCCACCTTGCGGAACAACGGAGCCGCCGAGGTCGTTCTCCTTAAATGCGTCTCCGCCTACCCCAGCGAACCGGAGGGCTTCAATCTTCGCTCCATGCAAAGCATCGCCCAGCGGTTCGATTGCTCGACCGGCTTGTCGGATCACACGCTTACCAACGAGATCGCCATCGCATCCGTAGCCCTAGGAGCCCGCTTGATCGAGAAACACGTCACCGATTCCAGAGCCGCTGGCGGGATCGACGCTGGCTTCTCCCTCGAGCCTCCGGAGCTCGCCTCGCTCGTGACCCAAACACGCCGCGCCCACGCCGCCCTCGGATCCCCAACGATCGGTTGCAGCATCCAAGACCAGAAGCAGACCCACTTCCGGCGCTCGATCTATGCCAGCGCCGACATCCAGGCAGGAGAGGTTTTCAGCGTTGAGAACCTCCGCATCGTTCGACCCTCCACCGGACTTGCCCCTAAGTTTTGGGAGCAGCTCATTGGACAAAAAGCCAAACGCTCCCTTTCAGCGGGAACTCCGCTTGGCGAGCAGGACCTCTAG